The window ATCACGGGGCAGCCGAGCCCGTGACCGGCTGCCGCAGGATCGTCCGCCGTTTCTCGGGCGCGACCCTGCGGAGGTCGCTGAGGTAGATCTCGTGGTGCTTGCCGACCCTGCGCAGCCCACCCGCCGGGATGAACTCGTCGTGCATCCGCGCGAGCACCTCCGCCTCGGCGTCGAACGGCCCGACATGCAGCGTCTGCACACAGCGCCCCTCGGACAACGTCTCCAGGCGGACGTCGTCGAGGCGCGGCGGGCTGCTCTTCGCACGGACCTGCTCGACGGCAGAGGCGAACATCTCCTGGTCGATCCAGTCGGGCTGCAGGATCATCAGCGTCCAGTCCCAGCGTGACTTGTCACGCGCCACCGTGAAGGTGTCCATGTCGTCGGCCCACCACAGGCCCTCCAGCGGCATGACCACGTAGTCACGGCCGAGCGCGCGCTTGCTGGCGAACTTGCATGTATAGGCCAACGGGTAGAGCGACTCGACCGCCTCGGCAAAGGCGGTCGAAGTGTTCGGATCACCGTGCCCGTCCACCTTGAGGTATTGCAGGTCCGGGACGTCGACCACCCGAAAGCGGCCCGACTTCGCTTGATAGGCGTCGAGGCTCTTCTTGAGATCTGTCTTCTCTGACATCGGCACTCACATTACGCCCACGGAATGCCTACCTCCTATCTTCACAACGAAAGCAACCCAGCTGGGCCCGGCCGCGTTATATAAACGTGAAGAGAAGCGTTAATCCGGAGGTATGTCGATCGCGCGCACGCGTGAGCCGCCTTGCCTCGCTCGGCGAGCGGCCGTGAGGGTGGCGGCGGTAGCGGCACGTCCCCGGGTAGTGGGCCTCGACGCTGCGCGTGGGCTGGCGCTTCTCGGGATGATCGTCGTGAACGTCGGGCCGATCAGCTCGCAGTCGCTCCTGCAACGCCTCTACGTACTGCCCTACGGTCGGGCATCCGTGCTCTTCGTCGTCGTCGCGGGCATCGGGATGGGGTACCTGCTCAGCCGGCAGTCGGAGCGGGAACGGTGGTTGACGGTCACCTGGCGCGCAGCGCTCCTCTTCGCGGGTGGCGTGGCGCTGCAGGGGCTGACGGACCGGGTCAACGTGATCCTGCCGACCTATGCCGTCCTGTTCCTGCTGGCGCCGCTGCTGTGGCGCCTGCCCGGCCGGACCCTCCTGTGGATCGGCGGCGTGCTCCTGATCGCCGGGCCTGCCCTCCTCGTCGCGCACGACATGATCTGGCCGGCCACCCAGCCGCTCGGCCCGGTCACCTTCGGCACGCCGCCGTTGGAAGCCGCGGAGTCGCTCCTGTTCACCGGCCGGTACCCGCTGACGAGCTGGACGCTGCCGTTCATCGCCGGGCTGTGCGTCGCGCGGCTCGACCTCACCGACACCGTGGTTCTGCGCCGGCTCGCCGTCGGTGGTGCGGCCGTCACCGTCGGGGCCTTCGCCCTCTCCCAGCTCACGTACGCGCTGGTCGGACCGGCCGCAGACAGCGGACCGCTGCGCCTGCTGACCGGCGCCGCACACGGCCAGATGCCGTTGTGGCTGGCCAGCAGCATCGGCGGCGCGGTGGCCATCGTGGCGGCATTCTCGCTGGTTCAGCACCGATTCCACCGGGCATGGCTCCTCGGCTGGCTGGTCGCGTGCGGCCGGCTCTCGCTGACCCTCTACGTGCTCCACTTCGTGGTGCTCGCGCTGATCAAGCCCGAGCTGGGCTTCTCGTTCCGCCAGGGGGTGCTGGTGAGCGCCGCCCTCATGACCGCCGTGGTCGCGATAGCTGCCATCTGGGATCGGATGAGCTGGCCCGGCCCGCTCGAACGGCTGCTGCGCCAGACCTGGCTCCGGCCCTCCAGGGTGCAGGCGCCCACCCCGACCGTTCCTGCAACCACCGCGACCGTGCCCGCACCCACGCCGACGCCGACCGTACGAATCTCCGAAAGGACCTAGTAACAGTGATGAAGAGTGATCAGAGCAGGAGGCCGGGCGTCGTGGCGGCGTTCGCGGCTGCGACAGCCGTGACGGTGCTCAGCGCCTGCACGGCCACGTCGGCGCCGCCGTCGTCCAGCCCAACGGCGACGGCTTCGCCGTCGGCCTCCGCGCCATCCCCCTCGCCCTCGCCGGAGCCGGCGCTGGGCGGATACGGGGTCAGTGCCGGTCACCCGCTGGCCGCCGAGTCCGGCACCCGGATCCTTCAGAGCGGCGGCACCGCGGTGGACGCGGCGATCGCCGCCGCGTTCGCCGACGCGGTCCTGCAGCCGGCCAGCTCGGGGATTGGCGGCGGCGGCGTCGCGATAGTCGCGGCGGACGGGACCGCGACCAACTACGACTACCGCGAGGTGGTCAACCAGGCCGGCCAGATCCCGGACAGCGGCGCGGGGATTCCCGGCTTCGTCGCCGGGATGGAGCGTCTGCACAGCGACGGCGGAACCCTGCCCTGGGCCGAGCTGCTGCAGCCCGCGATCGAGATCGCGCAGAACGGCGCACCGGTCTCGCGCTACCTCGCGTCGCAGATCAGCGGCTATCCGGGCCCGGAGGTCACCTCGTCCCTGCCGCAGTTCCGGCGCGACGACGGCACGGTCCTCCAGCAGGGCGACACACTGGTCCAGGAGGAGCTGGCCGCGACCATGCGCACTCTCGCCGAGGAGGGTCCCGACGCCCTGTACACCGGTAGCCTCTCCTCGGCGCTGACCGAGACGCCGGGGATAGACAGCCAGTCCCTGGCCGACTACGAGGTCGAGGTCTCCGAACCCGCGTCGGGCCCGGTGGGCGAGTTCACGATGCTCTCGGCGGCACCAGCCCTGGCCGGCGCGGCGGTCATCCAGATGATGCAGATCGCGGAGGCCGCAGGGATCGGCGACGTCGACCCGGACTCGCCCGAGTACATCGACATCCTGTCGCGCGCCTGGCAGGTCGCCGATACCTCCGTGCAGCAGTACTTCGGCGACCCTCGCTTCGTGGACGTCCCGGTGGAACAGCTCACCGACCCCGAGCAGAACGCCGAGATCGCCGCCACCCTGCCGGACGCCACCGCGACGAGCACCAACTCGGCCGAGCTCGGTGGCTACGTGGGCGCGGCCAACACCACGCACATCTCGGTCGTCGACGCGGACGGTGTGGCGGTCTCGATGACCAACACCATCATGAACTACTGGGGCAGCGGGCAGTACGTGGCGGGGTTCTTCATCAACAACCAGCTCGGCCGGTTCAGCGACATCGGCCTGGAGGGCGCGAACCAACCGGAGCCCGGGCGCCGCTCCGTGACCTGGAGCTCACCATCCATGCTGCTCGACGACCAGGGACGCCCCGTGCTCGTGCTCGGCACCCCGGGCGGTCGCCAGATCCCCAACACCATCGCGAACGTCGTCGCGCGCTGGGCCCTGCACGGTCAGTCGCTGGAGACCGCGGTCCCCTCCGGCCGCTTCCTCCTGACGGGCGGCGAGCTCCAGCTGGAGCTCCCGCAGCTCGCCGACGAGCTCGGGGCGATGGGCTACACCGTCGACGTGAGCGGGGACGACACGGCGTCCCGGGCCGCCTACGGCTCCGTCCAGGCCCTCGCGATCAACTGGGAGACCGGCGGGGTCACCAGCTTCGCCGACGAACGGCGCGCGGCGGGGTTCGACGTGGGCACGCTGACCGAGTAGCGCCCGGTCCCGGCTGGGTGACGGCCGGTCACGACCTCGTGACCGGCCGTCGCAGCGCCTCAGCCGGCGGCAGTCTCGAGCGGCACGGAGAGCAGTCGCTCGTCGCCCTCGCGGGGCTCGCCGTTGCTGTCGGAGTTGCTGGTCAGCACCAGCAGCGACTCCCCGTCCGGCGCGAGATCGACCTCGCGCAGCCGGCCGAACTCGCCGCGGAAGTAGGTGGTGAAGGTGGCGCCCGCGGGGTCGGACACGTCGATGGCCATGAGCGACTCGCCGCGGAGGTTCGCCATGAACACGGTGTTGTCGACGACGGCGATGCCGGCCGGGCTCGCGTCGGCGACCGACCAGGTGAGCACCGGGTCGATGAAGTCCGGCGCGCCGCCCTCCCCCTCGATCTCGGGCCAGCCGTAGTTGCCGCCGGGCACTATCTCGTTCAGCTCGTCCCAGGCGTCCTCGCCGAACTCACTGGCCCACATCGTGCCGTCCGCCGACCAGGCGAGGCCCTCGATGTTGCGGTGGCCGAGGCTGTAGACGTAGCTGCCGGCGGTCGGGTTGTCGCCCGGCACCTCGCCTTCGGGCGTCAGGCGCAGGATCTTGCCGGCCAGCGACTCGGGGTCCTGGGCGTGTTCCTGGTCCGGGTCACCGGTCGCCGCGTAGAGCATGCCGTCCGGCCCGAAGGCGATGCGCCCGGCGTTGTGTCGCTCACCCCTCGGGATGCCGTCGAGGACGGTCTCGAACGCGCCGAGCGCGTAGCTCCCGGTGGTCCCGGTCAGTGGCGCCCGGACTATGCGCTGGCTGTCGTCGGCCGTGTAGAACGCGTAGAGGTAGGTCGGCTCACCCTCTGCGCCCTCGAGGAGGGCGATGCCCAGCACGCCGGACGTGCCCTGGATGACGGCGTCGCCGATCGTCGCCACCTCGCGGACCTCCCCGTTCTCGGTGAGCTCGCCGATGCTGCCGGTGTCACGGAAGCTGACCAGGCTCGACCCCGAGTCCATGACGACAAGCTCCCACGGGGTGCCGGTGATCCCCTCGGCCAGCACGCTCGGCTCGCCGAGCGGGATCCCGGCGGCAGGATCCGTCTGCGACGACGCGGGGGGTGACGCGGCCGGTGGTGTCTCTCCGGTGGTCCCGGCGGTGCAGCCGGCAAGGCTGCCAACCAGCACGAGCGAGACGTATACATTCCGGCGGCGGTGCATGGGGTGTCCTTTCAGGAAAAGATCAAGAGCCTGGCAGGCTCGTCGATGACAATAGTGTGCGGGTTCACCCAGGGAATCAGGCGCGTCGAACACGCC is drawn from Promicromonospora sp. Populi and contains these coding sequences:
- a CDS encoding sorbosone dehydrogenase family protein, translated to MLVGSLAGCTAGTTGETPPAASPPASSQTDPAAGIPLGEPSVLAEGITGTPWELVVMDSGSSLVSFRDTGSIGELTENGEVREVATIGDAVIQGTSGVLGIALLEGAEGEPTYLYAFYTADDSQRIVRAPLTGTTGSYALGAFETVLDGIPRGERHNAGRIAFGPDGMLYAATGDPDQEHAQDPESLAGKILRLTPEGEVPGDNPTAGSYVYSLGHRNIEGLAWSADGTMWASEFGEDAWDELNEIVPGGNYGWPEIEGEGGAPDFIDPVLTWSVADASPAGIAVVDNTVFMANLRGESLMAIDVSDPAGATFTTYFRGEFGRLREVDLAPDGESLLVLTSNSDSNGEPREGDERLLSVPLETAAG
- a CDS encoding GyrI-like domain-containing protein, whose amino-acid sequence is MSEKTDLKKSLDAYQAKSGRFRVVDVPDLQYLKVDGHGDPNTSTAFAEAVESLYPLAYTCKFASKRALGRDYVVMPLEGLWWADDMDTFTVARDKSRWDWTLMILQPDWIDQEMFASAVEQVRAKSSPPRLDDVRLETLSEGRCVQTLHVGPFDAEAEVLARMHDEFIPAGGLRRVGKHHEIYLSDLRRVAPEKRRTILRQPVTGSAAP
- a CDS encoding DUF418 domain-containing protein; translated protein: MRVAAVAARPRVVGLDAARGLALLGMIVVNVGPISSQSLLQRLYVLPYGRASVLFVVVAGIGMGYLLSRQSERERWLTVTWRAALLFAGGVALQGLTDRVNVILPTYAVLFLLAPLLWRLPGRTLLWIGGVLLIAGPALLVAHDMIWPATQPLGPVTFGTPPLEAAESLLFTGRYPLTSWTLPFIAGLCVARLDLTDTVVLRRLAVGGAAVTVGAFALSQLTYALVGPAADSGPLRLLTGAAHGQMPLWLASSIGGAVAIVAAFSLVQHRFHRAWLLGWLVACGRLSLTLYVLHFVVLALIKPELGFSFRQGVLVSAALMTAVVAIAAIWDRMSWPGPLERLLRQTWLRPSRVQAPTPTVPATTATVPAPTPTPTVRISERT
- a CDS encoding gamma-glutamyltransferase encodes the protein MKSDQSRRPGVVAAFAAATAVTVLSACTATSAPPSSSPTATASPSASAPSPSPSPEPALGGYGVSAGHPLAAESGTRILQSGGTAVDAAIAAAFADAVLQPASSGIGGGGVAIVAADGTATNYDYREVVNQAGQIPDSGAGIPGFVAGMERLHSDGGTLPWAELLQPAIEIAQNGAPVSRYLASQISGYPGPEVTSSLPQFRRDDGTVLQQGDTLVQEELAATMRTLAEEGPDALYTGSLSSALTETPGIDSQSLADYEVEVSEPASGPVGEFTMLSAAPALAGAAVIQMMQIAEAAGIGDVDPDSPEYIDILSRAWQVADTSVQQYFGDPRFVDVPVEQLTDPEQNAEIAATLPDATATSTNSAELGGYVGAANTTHISVVDADGVAVSMTNTIMNYWGSGQYVAGFFINNQLGRFSDIGLEGANQPEPGRRSVTWSSPSMLLDDQGRPVLVLGTPGGRQIPNTIANVVARWALHGQSLETAVPSGRFLLTGGELQLELPQLADELGAMGYTVDVSGDDTASRAAYGSVQALAINWETGGVTSFADERRAAGFDVGTLTE